One window of Bifidobacterium pseudocatenulatum DSM 20438 = JCM 1200 = LMG 10505 genomic DNA carries:
- a CDS encoding ROK family transcriptional regulator codes for MTTLRRINQDDLRNHNLSVVISTLLRAAEPMSRAELAKQTGLTKATMSLLVSMLVDNGVVREGTPSVQSSYGRPSTPLLIVGGRYCGIGLQVNTDGYGTIVLDLDGTVVAERWVDADMSDVDADDIFSELNALSLEQERLLADRGYTVTGTGLALPGLVTDDMRLLMARNLGWEQLDLKRFDVVRRLDATAGNEANMAALAQIPGYAMHREDDGIVEPNASFIYLSTDVGIGGAVVRGGHVEIGDHGFGGELGHVSVELRGPVCRCGRRGCLETYAGRRAMVESAGIASGSAAARRESINELIERWRDGDVKAAAVVDKAIEAMVSAIASAINICDVDTVMLGGVWSQFGPEIASHMQGMMRRQVLGYPEVRAKVLMADVTSKPALIGSAAIGLRRFIDNPMRFVSTD; via the coding sequence ATGACTACGCTGCGCAGAATCAATCAGGACGATCTACGCAACCACAATCTTTCGGTGGTCATCAGCACACTGCTGCGCGCCGCCGAACCGATGAGCCGCGCCGAACTGGCCAAACAGACGGGACTGACCAAGGCGACCATGTCCCTGCTGGTTTCCATGCTTGTCGACAACGGCGTCGTGCGCGAGGGGACGCCGAGCGTACAATCCTCCTATGGGCGCCCCAGCACGCCGCTGCTCATCGTCGGAGGCCGATACTGCGGCATCGGTCTGCAGGTGAATACGGACGGCTACGGCACCATCGTGCTCGACTTGGACGGCACGGTGGTCGCGGAACGCTGGGTCGATGCGGATATGTCCGACGTGGACGCCGACGACATCTTCTCCGAACTGAACGCCCTGTCACTTGAGCAGGAACGGCTGCTGGCTGACCGCGGATACACCGTGACGGGTACCGGACTGGCATTGCCCGGTCTGGTCACGGATGACATGAGGCTCCTCATGGCCCGCAACCTGGGATGGGAACAGTTGGATCTCAAGCGGTTCGACGTGGTGCGGCGGCTGGATGCGACTGCGGGCAACGAGGCGAATATGGCGGCGCTCGCGCAGATTCCCGGATACGCTATGCACCGTGAGGACGACGGCATCGTGGAACCCAACGCCTCATTCATCTACCTGTCCACGGACGTCGGCATCGGCGGCGCGGTGGTCCGTGGCGGACATGTGGAGATCGGCGACCATGGATTCGGCGGGGAACTCGGCCACGTGTCGGTGGAGCTGCGGGGGCCGGTGTGCCGGTGTGGGCGGCGGGGGTGCCTGGAGACCTATGCCGGCCGCAGGGCGATGGTGGAGTCCGCAGGCATCGCCAGCGGGTCGGCGGCCGCGCGGCGCGAGTCGATCAACGAGCTGATCGAACGGTGGCGTGACGGGGACGTCAAGGCCGCGGCGGTGGTGGACAAGGCCATCGAGGCCATGGTCTCCGCCATCGCGTCGGCGATCAACATCTGCGACGTCGATACGGTGATGCTGGGCGGCGTATGGTCGCAGTTCGGGCCGGAGATCGCCTCGCATATGCAGGGCATGATGCGGCGCCAGGTGCTTGGATACCCCGAGGTGCGCGCCAAGGTGCTGATGGCCGACGTGACGTCCAAACCGGCGTTGATCGGTTCGGCCGCCATCGGTCTGCGCCGCTTCATCGACAATCCGATGCGGTTCGTCTCGACCGACTGA
- a CDS encoding DMT family transporter, producing the protein MLGRLGTALGSPIKASVVSFILGFVLLCAVVVFRDHGLDLGKTIRGHNPPWMWIGGLLGAVVVLMTSWLSPQLGTGLTVLVVLVVLIGQVTGGL; encoded by the coding sequence ATGCTGGGACGACTGGGTACGGCGCTCGGATCGCCGATCAAGGCGTCGGTCGTCTCGTTCATCCTGGGATTTGTGCTGCTGTGCGCCGTGGTCGTGTTCCGTGACCATGGCCTCGATCTCGGTAAGACGATCCGCGGGCATAATCCGCCGTGGATGTGGATCGGGGGCCTGCTCGGCGCCGTTGTGGTGCTGATGACCTCCTGGCTGTCGCCGCAACTCGGCACCGGGCTGACGGTGCTGGTGGTGCTGGTGGTGCTGATCGGACAAGTGACCGGCGGATTATGA
- a CDS encoding DMT family transporter, producing MLLAALGVLTGIVTPLQTVVNARLRGTLGTPFRASLVSFTVGLAATTIAALLLGPYPLVPESALHGPWWMWFAGLFGVIFMTGNILLLPRLGSLQTVLMPVLGQITMGLLIDQFGWLGNPRHPMTMARAAGLVLAVLGVLLAVAAADAKTLFGGPNPFGSRHGAARTPRNAVRGHVATPCGRPLHEPNPLAKHLAMAWTGHTLRHVVGGASRHAGTTGYGARIADQGVGRLVHPGICAAVRRGRVP from the coding sequence ATGCTGCTTGCCGCGCTGGGAGTGCTCACCGGAATCGTCACGCCGTTGCAGACCGTCGTCAACGCGCGACTGCGCGGAACGTTGGGCACACCGTTCCGCGCGTCGCTGGTGTCATTCACCGTGGGATTGGCAGCCACAACGATTGCGGCACTGCTGCTCGGACCGTACCCGCTGGTACCTGAGTCGGCGCTCCACGGCCCCTGGTGGATGTGGTTCGCCGGGCTCTTCGGCGTGATCTTCATGACCGGGAACATCCTGCTGCTGCCCAGGCTCGGCAGTCTGCAGACCGTGCTCATGCCGGTGCTGGGGCAAATCACGATGGGACTGCTCATCGACCAGTTCGGCTGGCTGGGCAACCCTCGTCATCCGATGACCATGGCACGCGCAGCCGGACTGGTGCTGGCAGTCCTCGGCGTGCTGCTGGCGGTCGCCGCCGCCGACGCCAAGACGCTGTTCGGCGGTCCGAACCCGTTCGGCTCGCGGCACGGAGCGGCGCGCACCCCCCGCAATGCTGTCCGCGGACACGTTGCGACCCCCTGCGGACGGCCGCTCCACGAACCGAACCCGCTCGCCAAGCATCTGGCTATGGCGTGGACTGGGCATACTCTGCGGCATGTCGTTGGCGGTGCAAGCCGCCATGCTGGGACGACTGGGTACGGCGCTCGGATCGCCGATCAAGGCGTCGGTCGTCTCGTTCATCCTGGGATTTGTGCTGCTGTGCGCCGTGGTCGTGTTCCGTGA